One segment of Streptomyces sp. NBC_00576 DNA contains the following:
- a CDS encoding SMI1/KNR4 family protein, translating to MHPAVERLTEIIPPGTPRRSRDWAAAEQRLGTPLPEDYKELVELYGGGVFDETVWLLDPGCPDDDYNLLDQATARAEILAELWQTEARPTELQDDPEAQVLPWAYIEESGAYLYWLWRPAQKPDEWTILLNEGRGPEWERHPGQCASFLLSVLTGETDTEYFPDLPFESHQFDSNDDILT from the coding sequence ATGCACCCCGCGGTAGAACGCCTGACCGAGATCATCCCGCCTGGAACCCCGCGCCGCTCACGCGACTGGGCGGCTGCCGAGCAGCGGCTCGGCACACCTCTGCCGGAGGACTACAAGGAACTCGTCGAGCTCTACGGAGGCGGCGTCTTCGACGAGACCGTCTGGCTGTTGGACCCGGGATGCCCCGACGACGACTACAACCTCCTCGACCAGGCCACGGCACGTGCCGAGATCCTCGCCGAGCTGTGGCAGACCGAAGCCAGGCCGACGGAGCTTCAGGACGATCCCGAAGCGCAGGTCCTGCCCTGGGCCTACATCGAGGAGAGCGGCGCGTATCTGTACTGGCTGTGGCGGCCGGCCCAGAAACCGGACGAGTGGACGATCCTGCTCAACGAAGGCCGGGGTCCCGAATGGGAACGCCACCCCGGTCAGTGCGCCTCCTTCCTGCTGTCCGTCCTGACAGGCGAGACCGACACCGAGTACTTCCCCGACCTCCCCTTCGAGAGCCACCAGTTCGACTCCAACGACGACATCCTCACGTGA
- a CDS encoding aldehyde dehydrogenase family protein: MSEKLETEPAQTRADTVRTGLFIDGKTVETDHWAAVHDPASPDRIVGHAAAATPDHARAAVAAADAAFPGWAATPARRRAEIIGQALTLLDDSAAERATLMTRENGKIAFESQVEMGVFVARTRAAMDLVDSLDQVRRLDGPPLTSHVHRLPIGVVTIIVPFNWPIAILGASLPYALLAGNTVVVKPPPTVPLAMVRTLELFAAGLPDGVLNVVTGTNEAVAPLLTDPRVRKIVFTGSTAAGKHIMAAAAQNLASVTLELGGNDPAIVLDDADLDQEHIGRLVQGVFLTSGQVCMAVKRLYVHRSRYDELVDALAAALGSQRVGPGSDPASTMGPLNSAAQRDKVTAMLAEAADAGAEIRELGTLAPGAAASSGGHFLRPALVLDPDPGLRIVTEEQFGPALPILPFDDVDSVLDQVNNDWSGLCSSVWSADPARAAALAQRLRTGTTWINHANAVACDDRAPFGGFRQSGIGREMGPEGLLSFTEPHTITVHG; the protein is encoded by the coding sequence ATGTCCGAGAAACTCGAAACAGAACCAGCGCAGACCCGGGCGGACACCGTTCGTACCGGACTGTTCATCGACGGCAAGACCGTCGAGACCGACCACTGGGCAGCCGTCCACGACCCGGCCTCTCCCGACCGGATCGTGGGCCATGCCGCCGCGGCGACTCCCGACCACGCCCGCGCGGCGGTGGCGGCCGCAGACGCGGCGTTCCCCGGCTGGGCCGCGACGCCCGCCCGGCGACGAGCTGAGATCATCGGTCAGGCGCTCACCCTGCTCGACGACAGCGCGGCCGAGCGAGCGACCCTGATGACCCGCGAGAACGGCAAGATCGCCTTCGAGAGCCAGGTCGAGATGGGGGTCTTCGTCGCGAGGACCCGGGCGGCGATGGACCTGGTCGACTCCCTCGACCAGGTACGACGCCTCGACGGCCCGCCGCTGACCTCGCACGTCCACCGGCTGCCCATAGGCGTCGTCACCATCATCGTGCCGTTCAACTGGCCGATCGCGATCCTCGGCGCGAGCCTGCCGTACGCGCTCCTGGCGGGGAACACCGTCGTGGTCAAGCCCCCGCCCACCGTGCCGCTGGCCATGGTCCGCACCCTGGAACTGTTCGCCGCGGGACTGCCCGACGGCGTGCTGAACGTCGTGACCGGCACGAACGAAGCGGTCGCCCCCCTGCTCACCGATCCCCGAGTCCGGAAGATCGTCTTCACCGGCAGCACGGCCGCCGGCAAGCACATCATGGCCGCCGCCGCACAGAACCTCGCCTCGGTGACTTTGGAACTCGGCGGCAACGACCCCGCGATCGTCCTGGACGACGCCGACCTCGACCAAGAGCACATCGGACGGCTTGTCCAAGGCGTGTTCCTGACGAGCGGCCAGGTCTGCATGGCGGTGAAGCGGCTGTACGTCCACCGGTCCCGCTACGACGAACTCGTCGACGCGCTCGCCGCCGCCCTCGGCAGCCAGCGGGTGGGCCCTGGCTCCGACCCGGCCTCGACCATGGGCCCGCTCAACAGCGCCGCCCAGCGCGACAAGGTCACCGCCATGCTGGCCGAGGCGGCCGACGCCGGAGCCGAGATCCGTGAACTGGGCACCCTGGCCCCCGGCGCCGCCGCCTCCTCCGGAGGACACTTCCTGCGCCCCGCACTCGTCCTCGATCCCGACCCCGGTCTGCGGATCGTCACCGAGGAGCAGTTCGGCCCCGCCCTGCCGATCCTGCCCTTCGACGACGTCGATTCCGTACTGGACCAGGTCAACAACGACTGGTCGGGGCTGTGCTCCTCGGTCTGGAGCGCCGACCCCGCCCGCGCGGCCGCCTTGGCGCAGAGGCTGCGGACCGGCACCACCTGGATCAATCACGCCAACGCCGTCGCGTGCGACGACCGGGCTCCCTTCGGTGGCTTCCGCCAGAGCGGCATCGGACGCGAAATGGGCCCGGAGGGCCTGCTCTCCTTCACCGAACCGCACACCATCACGGTGCACGGCTGA
- a CDS encoding IclR family transcriptional regulator domain-containing protein, with translation MSLSQVAGATGLARPTARLILLTLEELGYVRSGETGFALTPRVLELGVAYVQSMGLWDIARPHIERLVERTDESCSVAQLDGSDIIYVARVAVPKLVTLSVRIGTRFPALQTSLGKVLLAALSADELTRELAEPSRSGVTPCWQPDREERDAVLREVRARGWALPDEQLAPGIRSVAAPLRDGSGRVVAALNVNCHAAETSVERLVEAHLPLLLQTAGDISADFARTSAVPHA, from the coding sequence ATGTCACTGTCCCAGGTGGCCGGCGCGACCGGACTCGCCAGGCCGACCGCCCGCCTGATTCTGCTCACCCTCGAAGAACTCGGCTATGTCCGTTCGGGCGAGACGGGGTTCGCACTGACCCCGAGAGTGCTCGAACTCGGGGTCGCCTACGTGCAGTCCATGGGTTTGTGGGACATCGCGCGGCCCCATATCGAGCGGCTGGTGGAGCGGACCGACGAGTCCTGCTCCGTGGCCCAACTGGACGGATCGGACATCATCTACGTCGCCCGGGTGGCCGTCCCCAAGCTGGTGACGCTGTCAGTGCGGATCGGAACGCGTTTCCCGGCCTTGCAGACCTCCTTGGGCAAGGTGCTGCTCGCGGCTCTGTCGGCCGATGAACTGACGCGGGAGCTCGCCGAACCGTCGCGCTCGGGGGTGACGCCGTGCTGGCAGCCCGACCGGGAGGAACGCGACGCGGTTCTGCGGGAGGTACGGGCCCGCGGATGGGCGCTGCCCGACGAACAGTTGGCGCCCGGCATCCGGTCGGTCGCGGCCCCGCTGCGGGACGGCTCCGGCCGGGTCGTCGCGGCCCTCAACGTCAACTGCCACGCGGCCGAGACATCGGTCGAGCGGCTCGTGGAGGCGCATCTGCCGCTGCTGTTGCAGACTGCGGGAGACATCAGCGCTGACTTTGCTCGCACCTCCGCGGTACCGCACGCCTGA
- a CDS encoding SDR family NAD(P)-dependent oxidoreductase: MLDGRVAIVTGAGRGLGRAYARALGAAGAAVVVNDLDAEVAEETADAIAGAGGAAVAHVGAVGGSEFADVLVRRAVDEFGRLDVMVTNAGALRDKTLRNTTDDDFDLVVTSHLRGTFTCGRAAAARFREQGAGGRLILVGSPAGQRASFGQTAYSASKGAIVAMTRTWAVELAKIDVTVNAIVPTALTRMVATIPTLGDLVAKVDAGEPVPEAARRQGLGSPDDVAPVIVYLASKESAHITGQAIAAGGDRIALWTHPGEVEERFRPGGWTTESVGELFAGAYADRLQEFRPTPLDLEAIENA; the protein is encoded by the coding sequence ATGCTCGACGGCCGAGTCGCCATTGTGACGGGAGCGGGCCGAGGCCTGGGACGGGCCTACGCCCGCGCGCTGGGGGCGGCGGGTGCCGCCGTCGTCGTGAACGACCTGGACGCCGAGGTGGCCGAGGAGACGGCCGACGCGATCGCGGGCGCGGGCGGAGCGGCCGTCGCCCATGTCGGCGCGGTCGGCGGTTCCGAGTTCGCCGACGTGTTGGTGCGGCGGGCGGTCGACGAGTTCGGCCGCCTCGATGTGATGGTCACCAACGCCGGCGCGCTGCGCGACAAAACCCTGCGCAACACCACCGACGACGACTTCGACCTCGTCGTCACCAGCCATCTGCGTGGCACGTTCACGTGCGGCCGTGCCGCGGCGGCCCGCTTCCGCGAACAGGGCGCGGGCGGGCGGCTCATCCTGGTGGGATCGCCCGCCGGCCAGCGGGCCAGCTTCGGCCAGACCGCGTACTCGGCGTCCAAGGGGGCGATCGTCGCGATGACACGTACCTGGGCGGTCGAGCTCGCGAAGATCGACGTCACCGTCAACGCCATCGTGCCGACCGCGCTGACCCGCATGGTGGCGACCATCCCCACCCTCGGGGACCTGGTCGCCAAGGTCGACGCGGGGGAGCCGGTTCCCGAGGCGGCCCGGCGACAGGGCCTGGGGTCGCCGGACGACGTCGCACCGGTCATCGTGTACCTGGCGTCGAAGGAGTCGGCCCACATCACCGGACAGGCCATCGCGGCCGGGGGCGACCGGATCGCCCTGTGGACGCACCCCGGCGAGGTCGAGGAGCGGTTCCGGCCGGGCGGCTGGACCACCGAGTCGGTCGGTGAGCTGTTCGCCGGTGCCTATGCGGACCGGCTGCAGGAGTTCAGGCCCACGCCGCTCGATCTTGAGGCCATCGAGAATGCGTGA
- a CDS encoding response regulator transcription factor, with product MLIVDDHAVVRRGIRAYLEVLDDMEVAAEAADGQEALTRLDAMAAHRELPDVVLIDLLMPKLDGVTAIGMIKKRHPDVRVVVLTSFGEMERVHAALEQGAAGYLLKDAEAGEVVAAIRAAACGEVYLDPAVARGLTREIVSPPTGLASLTGRERDVLVLVAEGRSNQQIADELVISERTARTHVSNVLRKLRLTSRTQAALLAVRQGLVPPRG from the coding sequence GTGCTGATCGTCGACGACCATGCCGTCGTACGCCGCGGGATCCGCGCCTATCTAGAGGTCCTGGACGACATGGAGGTGGCCGCGGAAGCCGCGGACGGGCAGGAGGCGCTCACCAGGCTCGACGCGATGGCAGCGCATCGGGAACTTCCGGACGTGGTGCTGATCGACCTGCTGATGCCGAAGCTGGACGGGGTGACGGCGATCGGGATGATCAAGAAGCGTCACCCGGATGTCCGGGTCGTGGTGCTGACCAGTTTCGGCGAGATGGAACGCGTCCACGCCGCACTCGAGCAGGGCGCCGCCGGCTACCTGCTCAAGGACGCCGAAGCGGGCGAAGTGGTCGCCGCCATCCGCGCGGCCGCCTGCGGCGAGGTCTACCTCGATCCCGCGGTGGCCAGGGGGCTCACCCGGGAGATCGTCTCCCCGCCGACCGGCCTCGCTTCGCTCACCGGCCGGGAACGCGATGTCCTCGTCCTTGTCGCCGAAGGGCGGTCGAACCAGCAGATCGCCGACGAACTGGTGATCAGCGAGCGCACCGCCCGCACACACGTGAGCAACGTGCTGCGCAAACTCCGGCTCACGTCACGGACCCAGGCCGCATTGCTCGCCGTACGACAGGGACTGGTACCGCCGCGCGGCTGA
- a CDS encoding sensor histidine kinase — MSGSALPLVGWDDVAAVAPDGLAVLDCAGRFVRLNPAAVALCGAGEEAELLGTQAPFALVAGAAACQVELLEYQSDEQVAHWMPASGTRREFAYRARGLPDDPKITIVSFRDVTDERHRQRRIAAIAQTSIALAAEGSLGSTLDAVAQQIVQADGLAGAQILILDGTGRELRLMGSAGLRHWDAFLDRLLECQDRGARLSMLDALREREPIVVPHRWAQILADPAWAPLHSYLGELNWDSFVSVPLMARGRPEGVLNAYFAPGQEIGGRTLEFLAAMAEQAALAVDYAALLQREREGARRNERQRLARDLHDSIVQQVFSIGMQANAIGVLGARGGPVPAEAVRAFAEEIGALSQTVRADLRAMVHELRPSSSTRLGLEDAVSALVKSTENRTGLGIRLLYGKEVTDVEPELAEDMYRIVAEAIHNVVKHAEATTITIRLGVRDHTLTASVRDDGRGLPEPGGRKTPPDGQGGESGRTAGTAWDHGYGYGLTTMRERAERWGGTMRIRSRAKSGTTVRIVIPLPVRVPEPPPTASDGSRSNPPAVPLRMAPGPTPSEC; from the coding sequence ATGTCCGGTTCGGCGCTGCCGCTCGTGGGCTGGGACGACGTCGCTGCCGTCGCACCGGACGGTCTCGCGGTCCTGGACTGCGCGGGCCGATTCGTCCGGCTGAACCCGGCGGCGGTCGCGTTGTGCGGCGCGGGCGAGGAGGCCGAACTGCTCGGCACGCAGGCCCCGTTCGCGCTGGTGGCGGGAGCCGCCGCGTGTCAGGTGGAGCTGCTGGAGTACCAGTCGGACGAGCAGGTGGCCCACTGGATGCCCGCCTCCGGAACCCGGCGCGAGTTCGCCTACCGGGCTCGCGGCCTGCCGGACGACCCCAAAATCACGATCGTGTCGTTCCGCGACGTGACCGACGAACGGCATCGGCAGCGCAGGATCGCGGCGATCGCCCAGACGTCGATCGCACTGGCCGCGGAGGGGTCGCTCGGCTCGACCCTGGACGCCGTGGCCCAGCAGATCGTCCAGGCCGACGGCCTGGCCGGCGCACAGATCCTCATCCTGGACGGCACGGGCCGGGAACTGCGGCTGATGGGCTCCGCGGGGCTGCGGCACTGGGACGCGTTCCTCGACCGTCTGCTGGAGTGCCAGGACCGGGGCGCCCGGCTGAGCATGCTGGACGCCTTGAGGGAGCGCGAGCCGATCGTCGTCCCTCACCGGTGGGCCCAGATCCTCGCGGACCCGGCCTGGGCACCGCTGCACTCCTACCTCGGCGAGCTGAACTGGGACTCCTTCGTCAGCGTCCCGCTGATGGCCCGCGGCCGTCCCGAAGGCGTGCTGAACGCGTACTTCGCACCCGGGCAGGAGATCGGCGGCCGGACCCTGGAATTCCTCGCCGCCATGGCGGAACAGGCAGCCCTCGCCGTCGACTACGCCGCGCTGCTGCAGCGCGAGCGCGAAGGGGCCCGTCGCAACGAACGCCAGCGCCTCGCTCGCGATCTGCACGACTCGATCGTCCAGCAAGTGTTCTCCATCGGCATGCAGGCCAACGCCATCGGAGTACTGGGCGCGCGTGGCGGACCGGTTCCCGCGGAGGCCGTCCGCGCCTTCGCGGAGGAGATCGGAGCGCTCTCGCAGACCGTCCGCGCCGACCTCCGGGCGATGGTGCACGAACTGCGCCCGTCCTCCTCCACCCGGCTCGGCCTGGAAGACGCGGTGAGCGCGCTCGTCAAGAGCACCGAGAACCGGACGGGTCTCGGCATCCGGCTGCTGTACGGAAAGGAAGTGACGGATGTCGAACCGGAACTGGCCGAGGACATGTACCGGATCGTCGCGGAGGCCATCCACAACGTGGTCAAGCACGCGGAGGCCACCACGATCACCATCCGCCTCGGTGTACGCGACCACACACTGACCGCGAGCGTCCGCGACGACGGTCGCGGACTGCCGGAACCCGGCGGGCGAAAGACCCCGCCGGACGGGCAGGGCGGGGAAAGCGGCCGGACGGCCGGTACTGCCTGGGACCACGGCTACGGCTACGGACTGACGACCATGCGGGAAAGGGCGGAGCGATGGGGCGGCACCATGAGGATCAGATCCCGCGCGAAGAGCGGTACGACCGTGCGGATCGTCATTCCCCTGCCTGTACGGGTGCCGGAGCCGCCTCCCACGGCCTCGGACGGTTCCCGGAGCAACCCACCGGCGGTGCCGCTCCGGATGGCGCCGGGCCCCACGCCATCCGAGTGCTGA